A window of the Henckelia pumila isolate YLH828 chromosome 3, ASM3356847v2, whole genome shotgun sequence genome harbors these coding sequences:
- the LOC140891509 gene encoding probable sugar phosphate/phosphate translocator At3g14410 produces the protein MADRSRKWVREEFVTYAYILIYIALSSGQIFFNKWVLSSKEINFPYPLGLTMLHMIFSSVLCFVLTKVLKIFKIEEGMTLDIYISSVIPIGAMFAMTLWLGNTAYLYISVAFAQMLKAIMPVAVFILGVFAGLEIMSGKMLLIMSVISFGVLVASYGEIDINWIGVVYQMGGVVGEALRLIFMEIFVKRKGLKLNPISMMYYVSPCSAICLLIPWIFLEKPRMDEQGTWSFKPLILILNSLCTFALNLSVFLVISHTSALTIRVAGVVKDWVVVLLSALLFADTKLTLINLFGYAVAIAGVAAYNNHKLKKEASRVNPQEPSQSVPLVSSPSSDE, from the exons ATGGCGGATCGGAGTAGAAAATGGGTGAGAGAAGAGTTCGTCACATATGCTTACATTCTCATATACATTGCTCTCTCCAGCGGGCAGATTTTCTTCAACAAG TGGGTGTTGTCATCAAAGGAGATAAATTTCCCATATCCTCTTGGATTGACGATGCTTCACATGATCTTCTCATCTGTCTTATGTTTCGTTCTTACCAAAGTTCTCAAG ATTTTTAAAATCGAGGAAGGAATGACTTTGGATAT ATATATATCTTCAGTTATCCCTATCGGTGCTATGTTTGCAATGACTCTTTGGCTAGGGAATACTGCGTACCTCTACATATCTGTTGCATTTGCTCAAATGCTGAAAGCAATCA TGCCAgtagctgttttcattcttggCGTATTTGCTGGACTTGAGATTATGAGTGGTAAAATGCTTCTTATAATGTCAGTGATAAGTTTTGGTGTTCTGGTAGCTTCCTATGGCGAAATAGATATCAACTGGATTGGTGTTGTTTACCAAATGGGAGGAGTTGTTGGGGAAGCTTTGAGGCtaatatttatggaaatttttgTGAAACGGAAGGGGCTGAAACTGAATCCTATATCTATGATGTACTATGTCAGCCCCTGCAG TGCTATTTGTCTCTTAATTCCATGGATCTTCCTGGAGAAGCCAAGGATGGACGAACAAGGAACATGGAGCTTCAAACCCCTTATTCTGATTCTTAATTCTCTTTGTACTTTTGCCCTCAATCTCTCAGTTTTCCTTGTCATCTCGCATACCAGTGCTTTGACCATTCGTGTGGCGGGGGTTGTGAAGGACTGGGTAGTAGTTCTACTGTCAGCCCTTCTTTTTGCGGACACGAAATTGACACTGATAAATCTATTTGGTTATGCCGTTG CTATTGCAGGGGTAGCTGCATACAACAACCACAAGTTGAAAAAGGAAGCTTCTCGTGTCAACCCACAGGAGCCCAGTCAATCAGTTCCACTTGTATCATCCCCGTCCTCAGACGAATAA
- the LOC140890011 gene encoding egg cell-secreted protein 1.4-like — protein MASNSNLLLVILSLCFLASSTTASARNLGLKTSLSTRLKLADDGSSACWDSLLELRACSAEVVLFFLNGETHLGASCCNAIRIIQHQCWPSMLGSLGISTEESDILRGYCDATAAKGEGGGSANPPPPSSGSAATSHV, from the coding sequence ATGGCTTCCAATTCAAATCTCCTCCTTGTAATTCTCTCTTTATGTTTCTTGGCGTCATCTACGACAGCCTCTGCTCGTAATCTTGGCTTGAAAACGTCCCTTTCGACCCGCCTAAAGCTAGCCGATGATGGGTCGTCCGCTTGCTGGGATTCTTTGCTAGAGCTGCGTGCTTGCAGCGCAGAAGTGGTGCTGTTCTTTCTCAATGGAGAGACACATCTTGGAGCCAGCTGCTGTAATGCTATAAGAATCATTCAGCACCAGTGTTGGCCTTCCATGCTGGGCTCGCTCGGGATCAGTACGGAGGAAAGTGATATCTTGCGCGGTTACTGCGATGCTACTGCAGCCAAAGGCGAGGGAGGCGGCTCCGCCAACCCGCCGCCGCCGAGTTCTGGAAGTGCTGCCACCTCCCACGTTTAG
- the LOC140892440 gene encoding serine/threonine-protein kinase WAG1-like, whose translation MEQDDSLYYYSNLADSELDLSFTSVTTTATATTVSARSSLAVSFNESRLSTTSSNTTSSSTAVPNTNHRPHRRHDNPNWAAIKAATTLSHDGALHLRHLKLLRQVGSGNLGRVFLCRLRDYDHANFALKVVDRDSLNSKKLSQVQTEANILSSLDHPFLPTLYAHIQVSHYTCLLMDFCPNGDLHGLLRKQATSSLSVQAVRFFAAEVLLALEYLHSRGIVYRDLKPENILIREDGHIMLSDFDLCFQSDVSPRLENMTKIKAAGGSSCSCFVRRQRVERVTEFVAEPTSAFSRSCVGTHEYLSPELASGGGHGNGVDWWAFGVLIYELLYGTTPFKGGSKDSTLRNIASSRGVRFQAAEGEREEPGMAEARDLMEKLLVKDPRKRLGCGRGATDVKRHPFFDGIKWPLIRSYRPPEVRGLAVKRSKSRAHVGGVSSPRWRRCFWKKLACFMRIKASKYRLNSNYNYYSHVDYHKIKKCI comes from the coding sequence ATGGAGCAAGACGACTCCCTTTACTACTACTCCAATTTAGCAGACTCCGAGCTTGATCTAAGCTTCACCTCCGTCACCACCACCGCCACCGCCACCACCGTAAGCGCCCGGAGCAGCCTAGCCGTAAGCTTCAACGAGTCCCGTCTCTCTACCACCTCCTCCAACACCACTTCTTCCTCCACCGCCGTCCCGAACACCAACCACCGTCCGCATCGCCGCCACGACAACCCCAACTGGGCTGCCATCAAGGCTGCCACCACATTGTCACACGACGGAGCTCTCCATCTCCGCCACCTGAAGCTCCTCCGCCAGGTTGGATCAGGGAACCTCGGCCGAGTCTTTCTCTGCCGCCTACGCGACTACGATCACGCCAACTTCGCCCTTAAAGTGGTCGACCGGGATTCCTTGAATTCCAAGAAACTGTCTCAGGTGCAGACGGAAGCCAACATTCTCTCATCTCTGGACCATCCTTTTCTTCCGACGTTGTATGCTCACATACAAGTGTCTCATTACACTTGTCTTTTGATGGACTTCTGCCCCAATGGAGACCTTCATGGCTTGCTACGAAAGCAAGCCACGAGTAgtttgtctgttcaggctgtCAGGTTCTTCGCCGCCGAAGTTCTCCTGGCTCTGGAGTATCTCCACTCGCGTGGCATTGTTTACAGGGATCTCAAGCCGGAGAATATATTGATCCGCGAAGATGGTCACATCATGTTGTCTGATTTTGATCTGTGTTTTCAGTCGGATGTTTCGCCAAGATTGGAGAACATGACAAAAATCAAGGCGGCGGGGGGGTCCTCCTGTTCTTGTTTCGTCCGACGGCAGCGTGTGGAGAGGGTGACGGAGTTCGTGGCGGAGCCGACGTCGGCGTTTTCGAGATCTTGCGTCGGAACTCACGAATACTTGTCGCCGGAGCTAGCTAGCGGCGGCGGACATGGAAATGGGGTTGACTGGTGGGCGTTCGGCGTCTTGATATACGAGCTGCTGTACGGGACGACGCCGTTCAAGGGTGGGAGCAAGGATTCCACGCTGCGGAACATAGCGTCCAGCAGAGGGGTGAGGTTTCAGGCGGCGGAAGGGGAGAGGGAGGAGCCGGGGATGGCGGAGGCTAGAGATTTGATGGAGAAGTTGCTGGTGAAGGACCCCCGGAAGAGATTGGGATGTGGCAGGGGTGCGACGGACGTCAAGCGGCACCCGTTCTTCGACGGTATAAAGTGGCCGCTGATACGGAGTTACCGGCCGCCGGAGGTTCGTGGGCTGGCCGTGAAACGGAGCAAGAGCAGGGCCCACGTGGGTGGAGTTTCGTCTCCTAGATGGCGGCGCTGCTTCTGGAAGAAGCTGGCTTGCTTTATGAGAATCAAAGCGTCTAAATACAGATTAAATTCTAATTACAATTACTATTCTCATGTTGACTACCATAAAATCAAAAaatgtatttaa